One region of Paenibacillus polymyxa M1 genomic DNA includes:
- a CDS encoding sensor histidine kinase, translating to MAAKQNDAGSILNRITDMSVRKRRGRLKIFIGYAPGVGKTCAMLNAAYEEQKEGMDIVVGCVEHDARPYTAALLEGLELLPYIKISSEESSTKEFDVDQALQRSPELILLDDLAHANAAGCRHRKRYQDVEELLRAGIHVYTTMDIQQIESLTDIVYSITGISVEERIPDSVFNRADQVELVDIEPDDLIERFYRGKIYRENENIQAHLFTKEKLTALREIALRNTASQLNRIALQISDQTKTNECNTKEHILVCLSSADSNKKVIRTAARMAAAFHGHFTALFVETQEARELTTKNKSELRENLRLAEQMGAQIATMYGDDIPGQIAEYVKTSHVSKIVLGRSPYKKRGLAKSNVMDKLTTLLPNIEIYIIPSTVPSFYKKMNYYAKYPNLSLADTIKTIAILAVCTVIGLWFKYLEFREANIITVYILGVLLNAIVTKGRMYSAISSIMSVLVFNYFFTEPYYSLQAYDSGYPVTFLVMLAASFMTSTMTMRIREQARQSAHKAYRTEVLLETSRKLQQAKDSPGIINEMAYQLVKLLDRTVIFYSVHQGALLAPQVFSKKESACDPGVYTGGNERAVAEWVYKNNKRAGATTDTFFGAKCLYHAVRGGDQVLAVAAIVMDQEEPLEVFDNSLMLAMLGECALALEKEKLNEKQQEISMQIQQEQLRASLLRSISHDLRTPLTSISGNAGILLGNSEVLNDEQKKGLYTDIYDDSMWLINLVENLLSISRIENGTLNLNFQAELMEEVISEALLHVNRNSVKHVIQTELDDELMMARMDSRLIVQVLINMIDNAIKYTQDGSHITISARRERHRVVVEISDDGPGISSEEVKDRLFDMFYTADNIHGDGRRGLGLGLSLCKSIVNAHGGNIGVKNDVPKGAVFYFTLQAEEVNVHE from the coding sequence ATGGCAGCAAAACAGAACGATGCCGGGTCCATACTTAATCGAATTACCGACATGTCGGTAAGGAAAAGAAGAGGAAGGCTAAAAATTTTTATTGGATATGCACCAGGTGTTGGGAAGACCTGTGCGATGCTTAACGCCGCCTACGAAGAGCAAAAAGAGGGTATGGATATCGTAGTTGGGTGTGTTGAACATGATGCCCGGCCGTACACTGCGGCGCTGTTGGAAGGACTTGAACTACTTCCTTACATCAAAATTTCAAGTGAAGAATCCTCTACTAAGGAATTTGATGTTGACCAAGCACTCCAGAGAAGTCCTGAACTTATTTTATTGGACGATTTAGCCCACGCCAACGCGGCAGGATGCCGCCATAGAAAAAGATATCAGGATGTAGAAGAGCTTCTTCGTGCAGGAATTCATGTATATACGACGATGGATATCCAGCAGATCGAAAGCCTAACAGATATTGTTTACTCCATTACTGGCATTTCCGTTGAAGAACGCATACCGGACAGTGTATTTAACCGTGCTGATCAGGTGGAATTAGTCGATATTGAACCGGATGATTTAATAGAACGTTTCTATAGGGGAAAGATTTATCGTGAGAATGAGAATATACAAGCTCATTTATTTACCAAGGAGAAGCTGACGGCTCTACGTGAAATTGCTTTGCGTAATACAGCAAGTCAGTTAAACCGAATCGCGTTGCAAATCAGTGATCAGACGAAAACAAATGAATGTAATACAAAAGAACATATTCTGGTTTGTTTGTCTTCGGCAGATTCCAATAAGAAAGTAATTCGAACAGCAGCGAGAATGGCGGCAGCTTTTCATGGTCATTTCACAGCGCTGTTTGTGGAAACACAGGAAGCGAGAGAATTGACAACAAAAAATAAATCGGAGTTAAGGGAAAACCTTAGACTGGCTGAGCAAATGGGTGCACAAATCGCAACGATGTATGGAGACGATATTCCAGGGCAGATTGCCGAATATGTAAAAACAAGCCATGTATCTAAAATTGTCCTAGGACGCTCCCCTTATAAGAAGAGAGGGCTTGCAAAATCCAATGTCATGGACAAATTAACGACCTTGCTTCCTAACATTGAGATTTATATTATTCCTTCTACTGTTCCTTCCTTTTATAAAAAAATGAATTATTACGCAAAATACCCGAACCTGTCGTTAGCTGACACTATCAAGACTATTGCTATCTTGGCTGTGTGCACAGTCATTGGCTTGTGGTTCAAATATTTAGAATTCCGAGAAGCCAACATTATTACCGTGTACATACTAGGGGTTCTGTTAAATGCAATTGTGACCAAGGGCAGAATGTATAGCGCCATTTCTTCGATTATGAGTGTGCTTGTGTTCAATTATTTCTTTACCGAACCTTATTATTCTCTACAGGCTTATGATTCTGGTTATCCGGTCACCTTTCTGGTCATGCTGGCTGCTTCTTTCATGACGAGTACAATGACCATGCGGATAAGAGAGCAAGCACGGCAATCCGCACATAAAGCCTATCGTACCGAAGTGCTTCTTGAAACAAGCCGGAAATTGCAACAGGCCAAAGATTCTCCGGGAATTATCAATGAAATGGCGTATCAACTGGTAAAGTTATTGGATAGAACGGTCATTTTTTATTCTGTTCACCAAGGGGCACTGTTGGCGCCGCAGGTTTTTTCAAAGAAAGAATCTGCATGTGATCCAGGGGTCTACACAGGAGGCAACGAACGTGCGGTTGCAGAGTGGGTGTATAAAAACAACAAGCGTGCAGGAGCTACGACGGATACTTTTTTTGGCGCTAAGTGCCTATATCATGCGGTGCGTGGAGGAGATCAGGTTCTTGCAGTGGCAGCTATCGTAATGGACCAGGAAGAACCATTAGAAGTTTTTGATAATAGCCTAATGCTTGCTATGCTGGGAGAATGCGCGCTGGCGCTGGAAAAAGAAAAATTGAACGAAAAACAACAAGAAATCTCCATGCAAATCCAGCAGGAACAACTCCGTGCCAGTCTGCTTCGGTCCATTTCTCATGATTTGCGCACTCCTCTTACCAGCATTTCAGGCAACGCGGGGATTCTTCTTGGGAATTCTGAGGTACTAAACGATGAACAGAAAAAGGGTCTATATACGGATATATACGATGATTCCATGTGGCTAATCAATTTGGTAGAAAATTTACTTTCCATTAGTCGAATCGAAAATGGTACTCTGAATCTGAATTTTCAGGCAGAATTAATGGAGGAAGTCATTTCGGAGGCTCTACTTCATGTGAATCGCAATAGTGTGAAGCATGTCATTCAAACGGAATTGGATGATGAATTGATGATGGCTCGAATGGACTCCCGGCTCATTGTGCAGGTTTTGATCAATATGATTGATAACGCAATCAAGTATACCCAAGATGGCTCCCATATCACGATTTCTGCAAGACGCGAGCGACATAGGGTCGTAGTAGAAATTTCAGATGATGGCCCTGGCATTTCTTCAGAAGAAGTCAAGGACAGACTGTTTGATATGTTTTATACGGCGGATAATATTCATGGGGACGGACGTCGTGGGTTAGGCTTGGGACTTTCTCTGTGCAAATCGATTGTGAATGCCCATGGCGGGAACATTGGTGTTAAGAACGATGTCCCCAAAGGGGCGGTTTTTTATTTTACCCTGCAAGCTGAGGAGGTGAATGTTCATGAATAA
- a CDS encoding response regulator: MNKPFILVVEDDKPIRKLITTTLETQGYKYHTAETGEASILEAVSRQPDLMILDLGLPDMDGVDIIKKLREWSNMPIIVVSARSEDRDKIDALDAGADDYLTKPFSVEELLARLRVSLRRIRVNGDKILKDASSFINGNLKIDYAAGCVWIGEKEIHLTPSEYKLLCLLAKHVGKVLTHNFILHEIWGSHSYDIPALRVFMATLRKKIEKTSSQPKFIQTHIGVGYRMLQVGDDA, from the coding sequence ATGAATAAACCTTTTATTCTTGTTGTGGAGGATGATAAGCCCATCCGCAAGCTGATTACGACAACGCTGGAGACACAGGGCTATAAATACCATACGGCTGAAACAGGCGAAGCATCAATTTTGGAAGCAGTATCCCGGCAGCCGGATCTAATGATTCTGGATTTGGGGTTGCCGGATATGGATGGTGTAGATATCATAAAAAAGCTTCGTGAATGGTCGAATATGCCTATTATCGTGGTCAGCGCACGCAGCGAAGATCGGGATAAAATAGATGCGCTGGACGCCGGAGCGGACGATTATCTAACAAAGCCCTTCAGTGTAGAAGAACTTCTGGCCAGACTTCGAGTCAGTTTACGAAGAATTCGAGTTAACGGTGATAAGATCCTGAAGGATGCTTCCAGTTTTATCAATGGAAATTTGAAAATTGATTATGCAGCAGGATGCGTATGGATCGGTGAAAAAGAAATTCACCTGACCCCAAGCGAATATAAACTGCTTTGCCTGCTTGCCAAGCATGTAGGCAAAGTATTGACTCATAATTTTATCCTGCATGAAATCTGGGGTAGTCATAGCTATGATATTCCTGCCCTGCGTGTGTTTATGGCAACGCTAAGAAAAAAAATAGAAAAAACATCATCACAGCCAAAGTTTATTCAAACGCATATCGGAGTTGGTTACCGCATGCTTCAGGTTGGAGATGATGCTTAG
- a CDS encoding FMN-dependent NADH-azoreductase, which yields MATVLYITAHPFKDGTYSLSVGKQFIEAYQEANPGDEVIHLDLYRMDLPQIDADLLRRWGQPLSGPSFDELSEESRIKAERMCEIVDQFMVADKIVIVNPVWNLSFPSVLKTYIDAVTVTGKTIKRSENGLRGLSGLTGTQQGKKVMHIQASGTVLSHGKFKDVEYCHSYIKAIMNLLGIDDVQAIFVEGISEQPDQAQSIKEQAIRQAILAAQEF from the coding sequence ATGGCAACTGTATTATACATAACCGCTCATCCTTTCAAAGACGGTACTTACAGCTTATCGGTCGGTAAACAGTTTATCGAAGCCTACCAGGAGGCTAACCCAGGCGATGAAGTTATTCATTTAGACCTGTACCGCATGGATCTTCCGCAAATCGACGCTGATCTTCTAAGACGTTGGGGGCAACCCCTAAGTGGTCCTTCCTTCGATGAATTGAGCGAGGAGTCTAGGATCAAAGCGGAACGGATGTGCGAGATAGTCGATCAATTCATGGTGGCGGATAAAATCGTCATAGTCAATCCGGTATGGAACTTATCTTTTCCGTCGGTTCTGAAAACGTACATTGACGCAGTTACGGTTACAGGAAAAACCATTAAGCGATCCGAAAATGGGCTACGTGGTTTGTCTGGTTTGACGGGGACTCAGCAAGGCAAAAAAGTAATGCACATTCAGGCTTCCGGTACGGTTCTCTCCCACGGGAAGTTTAAAGATGTCGAGTACTGCCACAGTTATATAAAAGCTATCATGAATTTGCTGGGTATTGATGATGTGCAGGCTATTTTTGTTGAAGGTATCAGTGAACAGCCAGACCAAGCACAGAGCATAAAGGAGCAAGCAATCCGCCAAGCCATATTGGCAGCACAAGAATTTTAA
- a CDS encoding RICIN domain-containing protein, with amino-acid sequence MANAAELMRDYPGFNVEQMQDMLLTVFYKPLNERFLIGNEYGNSHNDSYIQNYWANWDLSNMAATIAIGIFCDRQDIYDIGVEYFKNGAGNGSIYNAIPFLHPDGLAQWQESGRDQAHTQLGVGLMATIAEMAWNQGDDLYGWADNRFLRAAEYVAKYNNGEAVPFTTYEWGSGRNGAINSQSGISPASRNEMRPIWAMIYNHYVNRKGLSAPNIAARMALEGTEGGPNLKYPSTFDQLGFGTLLYTRPAGSGDKASIPDGNVSNGIYRFNVRLDGKVMEADNTIEGANVIKSTYAGKENQQWSVTHLGGGQYSIKNVQSGRSLEVTNGSLDHGAKFQLAASTDQDQQKFAFISTGDGYYRITPVISNKPADVTGLSTAEGVPIQQWRYTSNYNQQWKLESIE; translated from the coding sequence TTGGCTAATGCAGCAGAACTTATGAGAGATTATCCGGGGTTTAATGTGGAACAAATGCAGGACATGCTTCTTACCGTATTTTACAAACCATTGAACGAGAGATTCCTTATTGGCAATGAATATGGCAATAGTCATAATGATTCATATATACAGAATTACTGGGCGAACTGGGATCTAAGCAATATGGCTGCCACCATTGCAATCGGAATATTCTGTGACCGCCAGGATATTTATGATATCGGTGTTGAATATTTTAAAAATGGTGCAGGAAATGGGTCCATTTATAATGCGATTCCATTCCTTCATCCTGATGGTCTTGCCCAATGGCAAGAGTCCGGAAGGGACCAAGCGCATACTCAATTAGGTGTTGGTTTAATGGCAACAATTGCTGAAATGGCATGGAATCAGGGAGATGACCTTTATGGATGGGCGGACAATCGTTTCCTGCGTGCTGCTGAATATGTTGCCAAGTACAACAATGGCGAGGCTGTGCCATTTACAACTTATGAATGGGGATCAGGTAGAAACGGCGCGATAAATAGTCAATCCGGAATATCGCCTGCCAGTCGTAATGAAATGCGGCCCATCTGGGCAATGATTTATAACCACTATGTCAATCGAAAAGGTCTGTCTGCACCCAATATTGCTGCCCGAATGGCTCTGGAAGGTACCGAAGGTGGTCCGAATTTAAAATATCCATCAACGTTTGACCAACTTGGTTTCGGAACTCTTCTCTACACCCGGCCTGCTGGCAGCGGAGATAAAGCAAGCATTCCTGATGGAAATGTTTCTAATGGTATTTATCGTTTCAACGTGCGTTTGGACGGCAAGGTCATGGAAGCCGATAATACGATAGAAGGTGCAAATGTAATTAAATCAACCTATGCAGGTAAAGAAAATCAGCAATGGAGTGTTACGCATCTAGGTGGCGGTCAATACAGTATCAAGAATGTGCAGAGTGGACGTTCACTCGAGGTAACAAATGGCTCTCTGGATCATGGCGCTAAATTCCAACTGGCTGCTAGTACTGACCAAGATCAACAAAAATTTGCTTTTATCTCTACAGGAGATGGTTACTATCGCATCACTCCTGTAATTTCCAATAAGCCAGCTGATGTCACAGGCCTATCAACTGCAGAGGGAGTTCCTATCCAGCAATGGCGGTATACATCCAATTATAATCAACAATGGAAGCTTGAATCTATTGAATAG
- a CDS encoding NAD(P)H-dependent flavin oxidoreductase — translation MFETELTRTLKIRYPIFQAPMAGGVSTSELVAAVSNAGGLGNLGGGYLTPEQLRSEIQKIKQQTDHPFGVNLFVPEQFEESEEAIYRMTDYLNKYRIELGTAQNPLILKSAESFEEQVQVLLEERVPIFSFTFGIPSPNVIQTMKQHGIFVIGTATTVDEAKQLEAGGVDAIVAQGSEAGGHRGTFLKDASHDALIGTMAIVPQVVDHVSIPVIAAGGIMDGRGLAASLLLGASAVQMGTAFLACPESGAHEKYKQKILSTNEDSTQITRAYSGKAARGIQTKFMIDMHQYSGTIPAYPIQNAMTRDIRQAAAKANNPEYMSLWAGQGLRLANDQPAASIVKQTIDEASILVQS, via the coding sequence GTGTTTGAGACTGAATTGACGCGTACTCTAAAAATTCGATACCCGATTTTTCAAGCGCCGATGGCAGGTGGCGTTTCGACGTCTGAATTAGTAGCGGCTGTTTCAAACGCTGGTGGGCTAGGCAACCTAGGAGGCGGATACTTAACGCCGGAACAACTCCGCAGCGAGATCCAAAAAATCAAGCAACAAACGGATCACCCATTCGGAGTAAACTTGTTTGTGCCTGAGCAATTTGAAGAGTCGGAAGAAGCTATCTACCGGATGACAGATTATCTCAATAAATATCGTATCGAACTTGGCACTGCTCAAAATCCATTGATTTTGAAGTCTGCAGAATCATTTGAGGAACAGGTACAGGTATTATTGGAGGAACGTGTGCCCATATTTAGTTTCACGTTTGGCATACCATCTCCAAACGTGATTCAAACCATGAAACAGCATGGAATATTCGTCATTGGAACTGCAACAACCGTTGATGAAGCCAAGCAATTGGAAGCAGGGGGTGTAGATGCTATTGTGGCTCAGGGGAGCGAAGCAGGCGGGCATAGAGGGACCTTTCTGAAAGACGCCTCCCATGATGCTTTGATAGGCACCATGGCTATTGTTCCGCAGGTCGTTGACCATGTGTCGATCCCGGTCATCGCAGCGGGGGGAATCATGGATGGGCGGGGACTTGCAGCAAGCCTTTTATTAGGAGCTTCTGCAGTACAGATGGGCACTGCGTTTTTAGCCTGTCCTGAGAGCGGTGCCCACGAAAAGTACAAGCAGAAAATCCTCTCGACAAATGAAGACTCCACTCAAATTACACGTGCTTACTCCGGCAAAGCTGCAAGAGGCATTCAAACAAAATTTATGATTGACATGCATCAGTACTCCGGTACAATCCCTGCTTACCCTATTCAAAACGCGATGACCCGGGACATTCGTCAGGCGGCTGCAAAAGCAAACAACCCCGAGTATATGTCACTTTGGGCTGGCCAGGGGCTTCGGTTAGCCAACGACCAACCTGCTGCTTCAATTGTAAAACAAACCATTGATGAAGCCAGTATTCTTGTCCAAAGTTAA